The genomic DNA CGGGTGCCGAAGGTGTTGCGGCACAGGTGATCGCAAACGCGGCCCGCGGTTTGGCCGGCGGCACCACCGCTACTGCGGCCGTCACCGCGCTGGTTCCGGCCGGCGCTGACGAGGTCTCGGTAATCGCTGCGATGGCCTTCGCCAGCGAGGGAGTCGAGGCTCTTGCCGCGAATTCGTTCGCCCAGGAGGAACTCACCCGGGCGGGTGCGGCGTACCAGGAGATCGCGGGTATCTACAACGCGGTCGACGCAGCTCAGGCCACCACGCTCTAGCCGCCAGTCGGCAAAATCGTCTTCAGATAGGGTCGTCCAACAATGGTCATGGCACCACCGGTTCCGCCGACCTGGTTTGCACTGCCGCCAGAGGTCAACACCGCGCGCTTGATGTTGGGTGCCGGCCCGGCGCCGATGCTGCAGGCGACAGCGGGCTGGGAAGGTCTGGCCATCCTGCTGGAGACCCAGGCCGACGAGCTAGCCGGGGCGCTGAGCACCCTGACCTCGGTGTGGAGCGGCGCGGCAAGCGAACGCGCTGTTTCCGCAACCATGCCGATGATCATGTGGCTGCGGACCATGGTGTTGCAGGCGCAGAAGCGGGCGTTGCAGGCAAGCGCGCAGGCGAGCTCGTACACCCTGGCTCTGACGACCACTCCGCCGATTCCCGAGATCGAGCAGAACCACGTCACGAACGCAGTCCTGAACGCCACCAACTTCCTCGGTATCAATACGATGCCGATCGGGTTGAACGAGATGGACTACTTCGTCCGGATGTGGAATCAGGCGGCCGGTGCGATGGAGGCCTACCACGCGGAAACCACCGCCAACCTGCTGTTCGAGCCGTTCGTGCCGATGCAGCCGATCGTGATGCCCGGGATCGGTGAGACGACCGCGGCAGCGGCGATCGCGTCGACGGCGCCACGAACGGCCGTAGGTCTGGCCCGCAACGCGACGGTCGAAGCGATCAGCGCGGTATCCACGTTGTCGTCGATGAAATTGGCTGTCGGCAATGCCGCTGCGCAGGCCAACCATGCCGAGCAGCGGGCGGTCGGTGCGGCGGGCAAGGGTGAGAACGCGGGGCAGCAGCAGAAGGATCCGAACGAGAAGAACCCCATGCAGCAGGGCATGCAGATGGCCATGCAGATGGCGCAGCAGGGTGGTCAGCTCGCAGGGCAGATCCCGTCGATGCTCCAGAGCCCGATGCAGGCGATGACGCAGCCGTTGCAGCAGGTGACGCAGATGGTCAGCCAGTTCTCCAGCATGGGGGGCAGTGACAAGGGCATGCAGATGGGGCTGATGGGGGCGTCGCCCTTCTCGAGCCATCCGCTGGCCGGGGGTACGGGCCCGAGTTCGGGTGCCGGCCTGGTGCGCGCGGCGTCGCTGCCGGGCGCACTCGGATCTCCTCCGCGCACGGCGCTGTTGTCCAGCATGTTGGGCATCAGCGGCGAGGCCAAGCCGGCCGCGTCGGCCTTCGCGGCGGGGCCCGCAGGTCCGACGGCGCCGGCAGGTGGCGGTAGCGGCGGGGGCGGCGGGGCACCGGTGCACGCCGCCAAGAACAAGGAAGAGCAGAGCGGCGGCACCAAGGACGGATTGGTGTCACCGACAGCTCTCACATACGACCAAACAGACGACGGGGACGACGACTGGTAGTCGTCCACCACACAGACTTTCCGGCCACCCGGCCGGGGGACTCGCCAAATTTTCTCTGGTGAGGACAAAGGAAAAATAAGGGGAATCCAACATGGCACAGATGAATACAGATGCCGCCGTCCTCGCCAAGGAGGCTGCGAATTTCGAGCGTATCTCCGGTGAGCTCAAGAGCGTGATGGCTCAGGTCGAGTCGACCGGCGGCACCTTGGCGGCCCAGATGCAGGGCCAGGCCGGCACCGCTGCTCAGTCGGCGCTGATGCGGTTCCATGAGGCTGCTGACAAGCAGATGCAGGAACTGAACGAGATCTCGACCAACATCCACACCTCGGGTACCCAGTACTCCAGCACCGACGACGATCAGGCCGGCACCCTGGCCTCGTCGATGAACATCTGACCTAACTGACCACAAGAAACGGAGACAAGACATGACAGAACAGGTTTGGAACTTCGCAGGCATCGAAGGCGGAGCCGGAGAGATCCAGGGCGCCGTCGGCACCACCGCCGGCCTGCTGGACGAGGGCAAGGGTTCTCTGGCCACGCTCGCCTCGGCGTGGGGCGGCTCGGGTTCGGAGGCCTACCAGGCCGTTCAGACCCGTTGGGACAGCACCGCCAACGAGCTGAACCAGGCGCTGCAGAACCTCGCGCAGACCATCAGCGAGGCAGGGCAGACCATGGCCCAGACCGAGGCCGGCGTCTCGGGGATGTTTGCCTAGTACTACGCGGCAACAAGCATGCTTTGGTGGGCGGGTGTTCGGACTATCTGATGATGGCCCGAACCCGCCCACCACTTGTGCTTGGGTGTAAAGATCTAACCATCTGTTTTTGACTATCTGAGGGGTCCCCATGTCGGCCGACTATGACCGGCTCTTTCACTCGTCGGAACCGGGCAGTAAACCGGTCGACGACGCCACGACCATCGTGGACAGAGATGCCATCCTGAAGGCCGCCGCGGCAGCGGCGCCACCGCCGGTCCCGGTTGGGGAAACCAGTTCCACGGACGTACCCGTGGCCCCCACGGCCTCCACCCAGACTCAAGCGGCAGCGCAGCCGCGGCACGCGGAGACCGCGCAGCAGATGCCTGCGCCCATGCCGGCGCCGCCGGCAAGTGCGCCGCAGTGGCCGCAGAACTCCATGCTGCGGGCCCCACAGCAGCAGCAGTTCGGCCAGGGCGCACGGCACGAGCAGGCCCGGGCCATGCCCGGTCCGGCCCCGCGCGTCGCGCCGGGCCCGGCGCCGTCGCAGTTCGCCGATCTCGATCCTGAGGTCAGTGGTCAGTGGCGAGCGGGGCAGGCTATCCCGACGCCGGCCGCGCCCGGCCCCACCTCGGCCGCCACGATGGGCAACCACCGCGCGATCGACGCCTTGTCGCACGTCGGGGTCAAGACCGGGGTGAAGATGCCGTCCCAGCGCGGATGGCGGCACTGGCTGTATCTCACGACGCGGATCAACCTCGGTCTGTCGCCCGATGAGGTCTACGAACTTGATCTGCACAACCGGATTCGGCGCAATGCCCGCGACTCGTACCAGATCGGGGTCTTCGGTCTGAAAGGCGGCGTCGGCAAGACCGCGGTCACGGTCGCGCTGGGATCGGCGATGGCCAGGGTTCGCGGCGACCGCATCCTGGCGATCGACGCCGACCCGGACGGCGGCAACCTGGCCGACCGGGCCGGGCGTCAGTCCGCGGCGACGATCTCGGATCTGCTCGCCGACCAGGAACTGTCGCGCTACAACGACATTCGTGCCTACACGAGCATGAACGGCGCCAACCTCGAGGTGCTGTCGTCCGAGGACTACAGCGGCGCGCAGCGCGAGTTCAACGACGATGACTGGAAGGGCGCCACCGCCGTGGTGTCGCGCTACTACAACCTTGTTCTCGCCGACTGTGGCGCGGGTCTGTTCCAGAAGGCTTCCCGCGGTGTGCTGTCCACCGTGTCGGGCATGGTCATCGTGGCCAGCGCCTCGATCGACGGAGCGCGGCAGGCCGCCATCACGATGGACTGGTTGCGCCAGAACGGATACCAGGATCTGCTCGGCCGGTCCTGTGTCGTCATCAACCACGTCACGCCGGGTAAGCCGAACGTCGACGTCGAGGATCTCGTGCAGCAGTTCGAACGCCACGTACCCCCGGGCCGCGTTGTCGTACTGCCGTGGGACAAGCACGTCGCTGCGGGCACCGAGATTCAGCTCGAGCTGCTCAGCGACACGTTCCAACGCCGCATCACCGAACTGGCCGCGGCGCTGTCCGACGATTTCGACAGGCTTGAACGGCGTTGACCACGACCGCAGCTGCCGCTGACACATCGAGCGCGACGCCCGGCAGGCCGTCCACCACCCGGGTCACCATCCTCACCGGTAAGCGGATGACGGACCTGGTGTTGCCGGCCACGGCGCCGATTGAGACCTACATCGACGAGACCGTGAGTGTTCTGGGCGACTTGCTCGAGGACACTCCGAAGGACACCCTCGCCGGTTTCGATTTCTCCGAGCAGGGCATGTGGGCGTTCGCCCGCCCGGGTGCGCCGCCACTGAAGGCCGACGAATCCCTGGATGATGCCGGGGTGGTCGACGGCTCGTTGCTGACCTTGGTGTCGGTCAGCCGCACCGAGCGGTACCGCCCGCTGGTCGAGGACGTGATCGACGCGATCGCGGTGCTCGACGAGTCACCGATCTTTGACCGCACGGCACTGAATCGCTTTGTCGGCCTGGCCATCCCGGTGGTCGCCACGGTCATCACCGCCGTGTCGCTGGTGTCCTGGAACGGGGCCGGCCAGGGTTG from Mycobacterium sp. DL440 includes the following:
- a CDS encoding WXG100 family type VII secretion target translates to MAQMNTDAAVLAKEAANFERISGELKSVMAQVESTGGTLAAQMQGQAGTAAQSALMRFHEAADKQMQELNEISTNIHTSGTQYSSTDDDQAGTLASSMNI
- a CDS encoding WXG100 family type VII secretion target, coding for MTEQVWNFAGIEGGAGEIQGAVGTTAGLLDEGKGSLATLASAWGGSGSEAYQAVQTRWDSTANELNQALQNLAQTISEAGQTMAQTEAGVSGMFA
- a CDS encoding MinD/ParA family protein, yielding MSADYDRLFHSSEPGSKPVDDATTIVDRDAILKAAAAAAPPPVPVGETSSTDVPVAPTASTQTQAAAQPRHAETAQQMPAPMPAPPASAPQWPQNSMLRAPQQQQFGQGARHEQARAMPGPAPRVAPGPAPSQFADLDPEVSGQWRAGQAIPTPAAPGPTSAATMGNHRAIDALSHVGVKTGVKMPSQRGWRHWLYLTTRINLGLSPDEVYELDLHNRIRRNARDSYQIGVFGLKGGVGKTAVTVALGSAMARVRGDRILAIDADPDGGNLADRAGRQSAATISDLLADQELSRYNDIRAYTSMNGANLEVLSSEDYSGAQREFNDDDWKGATAVVSRYYNLVLADCGAGLFQKASRGVLSTVSGMVIVASASIDGARQAAITMDWLRQNGYQDLLGRSCVVINHVTPGKPNVDVEDLVQQFERHVPPGRVVVLPWDKHVAAGTEIQLELLSDTFQRRITELAAALSDDFDRLERR
- a CDS encoding PPE family protein, encoding MVMAPPVPPTWFALPPEVNTARLMLGAGPAPMLQATAGWEGLAILLETQADELAGALSTLTSVWSGAASERAVSATMPMIMWLRTMVLQAQKRALQASAQASSYTLALTTTPPIPEIEQNHVTNAVLNATNFLGINTMPIGLNEMDYFVRMWNQAAGAMEAYHAETTANLLFEPFVPMQPIVMPGIGETTAAAAIASTAPRTAVGLARNATVEAISAVSTLSSMKLAVGNAAAQANHAEQRAVGAAGKGENAGQQQKDPNEKNPMQQGMQMAMQMAQQGGQLAGQIPSMLQSPMQAMTQPLQQVTQMVSQFSSMGGSDKGMQMGLMGASPFSSHPLAGGTGPSSGAGLVRAASLPGALGSPPRTALLSSMLGISGEAKPAASAFAAGPAGPTAPAGGGSGGGGGAPVHAAKNKEEQSGGTKDGLVSPTALTYDQTDDGDDDW
- a CDS encoding PE domain-containing protein, with amino-acid sequence MEPLMHNPGAEGVAAQVIANAARGLAGGTTATAAVTALVPAGADEVSVIAAMAFASEGVEALAANSFAQEELTRAGAAYQEIAGIYNAVDAAQATTL